The genomic stretch GTGACCGTCGCCCGGTGCGCGGAGGCGATCCGGTCCTGCAGCCGGGCCTCGGCGACGACGAGCACCGCCAGGTAGAGCCCGTAGAACAGGGCGACGACGGCCAGCGCCGCGGGCCGCGCCCACACGGCCGCGCCCGCCAGCAGCACCGCCGCCACGGCGAGGAGGGCCGGCAACGCGGCACCGGGCAGCCGGTCGGCCCGTCCGCCCAGCGCCGCGCCGGCCGCACCCGCCAGCGCGACCACCAGCACCGCGAGCGGCACGACGGCCGTGGACACGCCCCAGTCGCCGGCGAGGACGGGGAAGTACTCCTCGATCGCGTCCAGACCACCGATCAGCGCCACGGCGAGCACCAGCACGCGCAGCGCCGGGCTGCGCACCGCCTCGCCGACGCCCTCCCGCGGCGTTCCCGTCTCGTCTGCGCTGGTCCGGGGGCCTCCGGGAAGCGCAGCGCGAGCGCGGCGGCGGCCAGGCAGACCGCGACGCTGGCCCAACCGACGAGCGGATAGCCGCCGAGCGCGAACAGGGCTCCGGCGGCGACCGCGGTCGGCAGCTGGACCAGCAGTTCGACCGCCGTCATCCGGCCGTTGACCCGCACGTAGCTGTCCGCGGCACCGACGGCGGCCAGCCCGTCGTAGACCAGCGCCTCGCTCGCGCCGGAGACCAGCGCGCCGGCCACACCCCAGATCGCGAAGCCGACCGCGAAGGCCGCCAGCTGCGGGGCCGCCGTCCAGACGGCGAACGCGACCGCCTGCAGGACCCCGGCCAGGACGACGCAGCCCCGGCGGGACCACCGGTCGGCGAGCACGCCCGCCGGCACCTCGGTGACGAAGGAGGTGACCGACCAGACGGCGAACAGCGCGGAGACCTGCGCGCCGGACAGCCCGGTGTCGAGGAAGAGCAGCGCGTAGAGCGGGTAGTAGGGGACCAGCTCCGACAGCGCGGCCCAGCCCACGGCCAGGCGGGCCAGCGGCCGGGCTGCGGGCGGCAGAGCGTTCGGGGACGGGCGTCAACGGAACGG from Blastococcus sp. PRF04-17 encodes the following:
- a CDS encoding MFS transporter, coding for MGWAALSELVPYYPLYALLFLDTGLSGAQVSALFAVWSVTSFVTEVPAGVLADRWSRRGCVVLAGVLQAVAFAVWTAAPQLAAFAVGFAIWGVAGALVSGASEALVYDGLAAVGAADSYVRVNGRMTAVELLVQLPTAVAAGALFALGGYPLVGWASVAVCLAAAALALRFPEAPGPAQTRRERRGRASARRCAARRCACWCSPWR